Proteins encoded within one genomic window of Bombina bombina isolate aBomBom1 chromosome 1, aBomBom1.pri, whole genome shotgun sequence:
- the LOC128665895 gene encoding olfactory receptor 12D3-like: MIMQSGYEYFNFVKIKGVERGNWTSINEFILTGFNSQKWLQIVLFEVFLLFYLLNIFGNLIIMTMVISDHALNSPMYFLLANLSFLDIVYSSVTLPKTLVGFLKENRITVNGCILQMHFFHFLGCTEGVLLAVMGYDRYAAICQPLRYNLIMNKSICIQLVSTSWVTGLIYAMSHTVMTAQLTFCKFNKIRHFFCDVKPIIKLSCSNTYLNELMLIIIGGFFSTGTLILTVISYCFISTHLLKINSKGRQKAISTCSSHLSIVIMFYGTAVCTYLGPASVDSIEKDRVAAILFTVITPALNPIIYTLRNKEVRQSFKKLFKYTLYGRMRLL, encoded by the coding sequence ATGATTATGCAAAGTGGGtatgaatattttaattttgtCAAAATTAAAGGGGTTGAAAGAGGAAACTGGACATCAATAAATGAGTTCATCCTAACGGGATTCAACAGCCAGAAATGGCTTCAGATTGTCCTCTTTGAAGTCTTTTTGTTATTCTATCTTCTCAACATCTTTGGAAATCTCATTATTATGACCATGGTGATCAGTGATCATGCACTTAATAGTCCAATGTACTTTTTACTGGCCAATCTCTCTTTTTTGGATATTGTTTATTCTTCAGTCACACTACCAAAGACACTAGTTGGATTCCTAAAGGAAAATCGAATTACTGTAAATGGCTGTATTTtgcaaatgcatttctttcattttTTGGGCTGTACAGAAGGTGTTCTTCTTGCTGTCATGGGATATGATCGATATGCAGCCATATGCCAGCCATTGCGCTATAACTTGATTATGAATAAGTCTATCTGCATACAGTTGGTTTCAACTTCATGGGTAACGGGTTTAATTTACGCAATGAGCCATACAGTTATGACTGCACAGCTGACTTTTTGTAAATTTAACAAGATCAGACACTTCTTTTGTGATGTTAAGCCAATTATAAAATTGTCATGTTCTAATACCTACCTAAATGAACTTATGTTGATCATTATTGGTGGCTTTTTCAGTACAGGCACACTTATTCTTACAGTGATATCTTACTGTTTTATCAGCACTCACCTTCTGAAGATAAACTCAAAAGGAAGGCAAAAAGCTATTTCAACATGCTCCTCACACCTTAGTATTGTAATCATGTTCTATGGGACTGCTGTATGCACGTATCTGGGGCCTGCATCTGTAGATTCAATAGAAAAAGACAGAGTGGCTGCCATATTGTTCACAGTTATTACACCAGCTTTGAATCCTATCATTTATACACTAAGAAATAAGGAAGTGAGGCAGTCATTTAAAAAACTCTTTAAATACACACTTTATGGGAGAATGAGATTACTTTAA